The following are from one region of the Juglans regia cultivar Chandler chromosome 10, Walnut 2.0, whole genome shotgun sequence genome:
- the LOC109021955 gene encoding U-box domain-containing protein 3-like isoform X1 encodes MHKGNKSTLFSLESSSSSYNNANLVVAKGNSYDCQMDTKSVTCLISNISRFIHLVSSQTMKAMPLQKDYRQLVGVLKLLKAVLDEIVDYKIPTDEFLYKECEELDVAVNETRDFIENWSPTMSKICSVLRSEPLLMKIWSSSLKICRLLYRLLKSSPSTLSLTSVQHCMQELQCLKLERITEYIGEALRSERDDIVPCTANLLKIIEFLSLTTNRELLKESISVEKERINAQVNNVEGESDQLFQIVNLVNHIRDCMVKIQRFEATTGVLVPSYFRCPLSLELMLDPVIVASGQTYERSSIQKWLYNGLTICPKTRQTLTHTNLIPNYTVKAMIANWCEENNIKLHNSERTNFVSVPSPSDHASPRDLIHTDSSSCSLHSSKMISRSSPEVGNQFQKQKSDVLYRLGVEKSSGFQIKDTEKFDHAPPDQSYIHHRNEPASRAISSVDYLPPSMDQSSRTFNKHENVNELSGEITTEFPAASSPHYNELGFSPWLSRKKFDSSQMKAEVAENRNHNYFRENSLPFLDSGSDELTTISHIKKLIEDLKRQSNEVKTTAAEGLRLLTKNNIENRIIIGQCGAIAPLLSLLYSEMKLTQEHAVTALLNLSINENNKAMIAESGAIEPLIHVLKTGNDGAKENSAAALYSLSVLEEYKAKIGRSGAVKALVDLLGSGTLRGKKDAAAALFNLSIFHENKACIVQAGAVKHLIELMDPATGMVDKAVALLTNLSTIGEGRSAINQERGIPLLVEIVESGSRRGKENAASILLQLCLHSPKNCTLVLQEGAVPPLVALSQSGTPRAKEKAQQLLSHFRNQREELAGKGKS; translated from the exons GTCAAATGGACACAAAATCTGTAACATGTCTTATCAGCAACATTTCTCGATTCATTCATCTAGTTTCATCTCAGACAATGAAAGCTATGCCTCTTCAGAAGGATTACAGACAACTAGTTGGTGTACTGAAGCTTTTGAAGGCAGTTCTCGATGAGATTGTTGATTACAAAATTCCTACAGATGAATTCCTATACAAAGAATGTGAAGAACTGGACGTGGCCGTTAATGAGACAAGGGACTTCATAGAAAACTGGTCTCCAACCATGAGCAAAATTTGCAGT GTTCTGAGGAGTGAGCCATTGTTGATGAAAATTTGGAGCTCATCGCTCAAGATTTGTCGCCTTCTCTATAGATTGTTAAAGTCATCTCCATCTACTTTAAGTTTAACTAGTGTGCAG CACTGTATGCAGGAACTTCAATGTCTGAAGCTGGAAAGAATAACGGAATATATAGGAGAGGCTCTTCGAAGTGAAAGAGATGATATTGTTCCCTGCACAGCAAATCTTTTGAAGATTATTGAGTTCCTTAGTTTGACAACAAACCGGGAACTTCTAAAAGAAAGTATTTCAGtcgaaaaagagagaataaatgcCCAGGTCAATAACGTGGAAGGGGAATCAGATCAACTCTTTCAAATAGTGAATCTTGTCAACCACATTCGTGATTGCATGGTTAAAATTCAACGGTTTGAAGCCACAACTGGAGTCCTTGTCCCTTCATACTTCCGATGTCCTTTATCATTGGAACTCATGTTGGATCCTGTAATTGTGGCTTCAGGTCAAACCTACGAGAGGTCTTCCATCCAAAAGTGGCTTTATAATGGGTTGACTATTTGCCCAAAGACTCGTCAaacactcacacacacaaaccTCATTCCCAATTATACAGTCAAAGCCATGATAGCAAACTGGTGTGaagaaaacaatataaaacTTCATAACTCTGAGCGCACTAATTTTGTCTCAGTGCCATCACCATCAGATCATGCATCTCCACGAGATTTAATCCATACAGATAGTTCCTCTTGTTCTTTACACAGTAGCAAGATGATATCAAGATCATCTCCCgaagttggaaaccaatttcAGAAGCAAAAGAGTGATGTTTTGTATAGATTAGGTGTGGAGAAATCCAGCGGATTCCAAATCAAGGATACAGAAAAGTTTGACCATGCACCCCCTGATCAGTCGTATATTCATCACAGGAATGAACCAGCCTCACGTGCCATTTCCAGTGTTGATTATTTGCCTCCATCAATGGATCAGTCGTCAAGAACATTTAACAAGCATGAAAATGTGAATGAACTGTCTGGAGAAATCACAACTGAATTTCCTGCTGCTTCTTCTCCTCATTATAATGAACTGGGATTTTCCCCTTGGTTATCACGAAAGAAATTTGACAGCTCCCAAATGAAAGCTGAAGTAGCAGAGAATAGAAACCATAATTACTTCAGAGAAAACTCACTCCCATTTTTGGACTCAGGATCTGATGAATTGACCACTATTTCCCATATCAAGAAATTGATTGAAGACCTTAAGAGGCAGTCAAATGAAGTGAAAACTACAGCTGCAGAAGGGCTGCGGCTTCTTACAAAGAACAACATTGAGAATCGCATCATTATTGGCCAGTGTGGGGCTATTGCACCTTTGCTTTCATTGCTGTATTCAGAAATGAAGCTAACCCAAGAACATGCTGTTACGGCCcttttgaatttatcaattaatgaaaacaataaGGCCATGATTGCTGAATCAGGAGCTATAGAACCACTTATCCATGTTCTGAAAACAGGAAATGATGGAGCGAAAGAAAATTCTGCAGCCGCTCTATACAGCCTCTCTGTATTAGAAGAATACAAGGCAAAAATTGGCCGTTCTGGTGCAGTTAAAGCATTGGTGGATCTTCTAGGCTCAGGGACTCTTAGAGGGAAGAAAGATGCTGCTGCTGCTTTGTTTAACCTatcaatttttcatgaaaataaggCTTGCATAGTTCAAGCCGGAGCTGTGAAGCACCTTATTGAGTTGATGGACCCTGCTACTGGTATGGTTGACAAGGCTGTCGCTCTTCTAACAAACCTTTCGACAATAGGGGAGGGGCGTTCAGCAATTAATCAGGAAAGGGGTATCCCTTTACTGGTTGAGATTGTTGAATCAGGATCTCGGAGGGGAAAGGAAAATGCTGCCTCCATACTGTTGCAACTGTGCCTCCACAGTCCCAAGAATTGTACCCTGGTGCTGCAAGAAGGCGCTGTCCCTCCCTTGGTTGCCTTATCTCAGTCTGGCACACCCAGAGCAAAGGAAAAG GCTCAACAGCTTCTCAGTCACTTCCGTAATCAGCGAGAAGAGCTTGCAGGGAAGGGAAAATCATGA
- the LOC109021955 gene encoding U-box domain-containing protein 3-like isoform X2 — protein MHKGQMDTKSVTCLISNISRFIHLVSSQTMKAMPLQKDYRQLVGVLKLLKAVLDEIVDYKIPTDEFLYKECEELDVAVNETRDFIENWSPTMSKICSVLRSEPLLMKIWSSSLKICRLLYRLLKSSPSTLSLTSVQHCMQELQCLKLERITEYIGEALRSERDDIVPCTANLLKIIEFLSLTTNRELLKESISVEKERINAQVNNVEGESDQLFQIVNLVNHIRDCMVKIQRFEATTGVLVPSYFRCPLSLELMLDPVIVASGQTYERSSIQKWLYNGLTICPKTRQTLTHTNLIPNYTVKAMIANWCEENNIKLHNSERTNFVSVPSPSDHASPRDLIHTDSSSCSLHSSKMISRSSPEVGNQFQKQKSDVLYRLGVEKSSGFQIKDTEKFDHAPPDQSYIHHRNEPASRAISSVDYLPPSMDQSSRTFNKHENVNELSGEITTEFPAASSPHYNELGFSPWLSRKKFDSSQMKAEVAENRNHNYFRENSLPFLDSGSDELTTISHIKKLIEDLKRQSNEVKTTAAEGLRLLTKNNIENRIIIGQCGAIAPLLSLLYSEMKLTQEHAVTALLNLSINENNKAMIAESGAIEPLIHVLKTGNDGAKENSAAALYSLSVLEEYKAKIGRSGAVKALVDLLGSGTLRGKKDAAAALFNLSIFHENKACIVQAGAVKHLIELMDPATGMVDKAVALLTNLSTIGEGRSAINQERGIPLLVEIVESGSRRGKENAASILLQLCLHSPKNCTLVLQEGAVPPLVALSQSGTPRAKEKAQQLLSHFRNQREELAGKGKS, from the exons GTCAAATGGACACAAAATCTGTAACATGTCTTATCAGCAACATTTCTCGATTCATTCATCTAGTTTCATCTCAGACAATGAAAGCTATGCCTCTTCAGAAGGATTACAGACAACTAGTTGGTGTACTGAAGCTTTTGAAGGCAGTTCTCGATGAGATTGTTGATTACAAAATTCCTACAGATGAATTCCTATACAAAGAATGTGAAGAACTGGACGTGGCCGTTAATGAGACAAGGGACTTCATAGAAAACTGGTCTCCAACCATGAGCAAAATTTGCAGT GTTCTGAGGAGTGAGCCATTGTTGATGAAAATTTGGAGCTCATCGCTCAAGATTTGTCGCCTTCTCTATAGATTGTTAAAGTCATCTCCATCTACTTTAAGTTTAACTAGTGTGCAG CACTGTATGCAGGAACTTCAATGTCTGAAGCTGGAAAGAATAACGGAATATATAGGAGAGGCTCTTCGAAGTGAAAGAGATGATATTGTTCCCTGCACAGCAAATCTTTTGAAGATTATTGAGTTCCTTAGTTTGACAACAAACCGGGAACTTCTAAAAGAAAGTATTTCAGtcgaaaaagagagaataaatgcCCAGGTCAATAACGTGGAAGGGGAATCAGATCAACTCTTTCAAATAGTGAATCTTGTCAACCACATTCGTGATTGCATGGTTAAAATTCAACGGTTTGAAGCCACAACTGGAGTCCTTGTCCCTTCATACTTCCGATGTCCTTTATCATTGGAACTCATGTTGGATCCTGTAATTGTGGCTTCAGGTCAAACCTACGAGAGGTCTTCCATCCAAAAGTGGCTTTATAATGGGTTGACTATTTGCCCAAAGACTCGTCAaacactcacacacacaaaccTCATTCCCAATTATACAGTCAAAGCCATGATAGCAAACTGGTGTGaagaaaacaatataaaacTTCATAACTCTGAGCGCACTAATTTTGTCTCAGTGCCATCACCATCAGATCATGCATCTCCACGAGATTTAATCCATACAGATAGTTCCTCTTGTTCTTTACACAGTAGCAAGATGATATCAAGATCATCTCCCgaagttggaaaccaatttcAGAAGCAAAAGAGTGATGTTTTGTATAGATTAGGTGTGGAGAAATCCAGCGGATTCCAAATCAAGGATACAGAAAAGTTTGACCATGCACCCCCTGATCAGTCGTATATTCATCACAGGAATGAACCAGCCTCACGTGCCATTTCCAGTGTTGATTATTTGCCTCCATCAATGGATCAGTCGTCAAGAACATTTAACAAGCATGAAAATGTGAATGAACTGTCTGGAGAAATCACAACTGAATTTCCTGCTGCTTCTTCTCCTCATTATAATGAACTGGGATTTTCCCCTTGGTTATCACGAAAGAAATTTGACAGCTCCCAAATGAAAGCTGAAGTAGCAGAGAATAGAAACCATAATTACTTCAGAGAAAACTCACTCCCATTTTTGGACTCAGGATCTGATGAATTGACCACTATTTCCCATATCAAGAAATTGATTGAAGACCTTAAGAGGCAGTCAAATGAAGTGAAAACTACAGCTGCAGAAGGGCTGCGGCTTCTTACAAAGAACAACATTGAGAATCGCATCATTATTGGCCAGTGTGGGGCTATTGCACCTTTGCTTTCATTGCTGTATTCAGAAATGAAGCTAACCCAAGAACATGCTGTTACGGCCcttttgaatttatcaattaatgaaaacaataaGGCCATGATTGCTGAATCAGGAGCTATAGAACCACTTATCCATGTTCTGAAAACAGGAAATGATGGAGCGAAAGAAAATTCTGCAGCCGCTCTATACAGCCTCTCTGTATTAGAAGAATACAAGGCAAAAATTGGCCGTTCTGGTGCAGTTAAAGCATTGGTGGATCTTCTAGGCTCAGGGACTCTTAGAGGGAAGAAAGATGCTGCTGCTGCTTTGTTTAACCTatcaatttttcatgaaaataaggCTTGCATAGTTCAAGCCGGAGCTGTGAAGCACCTTATTGAGTTGATGGACCCTGCTACTGGTATGGTTGACAAGGCTGTCGCTCTTCTAACAAACCTTTCGACAATAGGGGAGGGGCGTTCAGCAATTAATCAGGAAAGGGGTATCCCTTTACTGGTTGAGATTGTTGAATCAGGATCTCGGAGGGGAAAGGAAAATGCTGCCTCCATACTGTTGCAACTGTGCCTCCACAGTCCCAAGAATTGTACCCTGGTGCTGCAAGAAGGCGCTGTCCCTCCCTTGGTTGCCTTATCTCAGTCTGGCACACCCAGAGCAAAGGAAAAG GCTCAACAGCTTCTCAGTCACTTCCGTAATCAGCGAGAAGAGCTTGCAGGGAAGGGAAAATCATGA
- the LOC109021955 gene encoding U-box domain-containing protein 3-like isoform X3 — MDTKSVTCLISNISRFIHLVSSQTMKAMPLQKDYRQLVGVLKLLKAVLDEIVDYKIPTDEFLYKECEELDVAVNETRDFIENWSPTMSKICSVLRSEPLLMKIWSSSLKICRLLYRLLKSSPSTLSLTSVQHCMQELQCLKLERITEYIGEALRSERDDIVPCTANLLKIIEFLSLTTNRELLKESISVEKERINAQVNNVEGESDQLFQIVNLVNHIRDCMVKIQRFEATTGVLVPSYFRCPLSLELMLDPVIVASGQTYERSSIQKWLYNGLTICPKTRQTLTHTNLIPNYTVKAMIANWCEENNIKLHNSERTNFVSVPSPSDHASPRDLIHTDSSSCSLHSSKMISRSSPEVGNQFQKQKSDVLYRLGVEKSSGFQIKDTEKFDHAPPDQSYIHHRNEPASRAISSVDYLPPSMDQSSRTFNKHENVNELSGEITTEFPAASSPHYNELGFSPWLSRKKFDSSQMKAEVAENRNHNYFRENSLPFLDSGSDELTTISHIKKLIEDLKRQSNEVKTTAAEGLRLLTKNNIENRIIIGQCGAIAPLLSLLYSEMKLTQEHAVTALLNLSINENNKAMIAESGAIEPLIHVLKTGNDGAKENSAAALYSLSVLEEYKAKIGRSGAVKALVDLLGSGTLRGKKDAAAALFNLSIFHENKACIVQAGAVKHLIELMDPATGMVDKAVALLTNLSTIGEGRSAINQERGIPLLVEIVESGSRRGKENAASILLQLCLHSPKNCTLVLQEGAVPPLVALSQSGTPRAKEKAQQLLSHFRNQREELAGKGKS, encoded by the exons ATGGACACAAAATCTGTAACATGTCTTATCAGCAACATTTCTCGATTCATTCATCTAGTTTCATCTCAGACAATGAAAGCTATGCCTCTTCAGAAGGATTACAGACAACTAGTTGGTGTACTGAAGCTTTTGAAGGCAGTTCTCGATGAGATTGTTGATTACAAAATTCCTACAGATGAATTCCTATACAAAGAATGTGAAGAACTGGACGTGGCCGTTAATGAGACAAGGGACTTCATAGAAAACTGGTCTCCAACCATGAGCAAAATTTGCAGT GTTCTGAGGAGTGAGCCATTGTTGATGAAAATTTGGAGCTCATCGCTCAAGATTTGTCGCCTTCTCTATAGATTGTTAAAGTCATCTCCATCTACTTTAAGTTTAACTAGTGTGCAG CACTGTATGCAGGAACTTCAATGTCTGAAGCTGGAAAGAATAACGGAATATATAGGAGAGGCTCTTCGAAGTGAAAGAGATGATATTGTTCCCTGCACAGCAAATCTTTTGAAGATTATTGAGTTCCTTAGTTTGACAACAAACCGGGAACTTCTAAAAGAAAGTATTTCAGtcgaaaaagagagaataaatgcCCAGGTCAATAACGTGGAAGGGGAATCAGATCAACTCTTTCAAATAGTGAATCTTGTCAACCACATTCGTGATTGCATGGTTAAAATTCAACGGTTTGAAGCCACAACTGGAGTCCTTGTCCCTTCATACTTCCGATGTCCTTTATCATTGGAACTCATGTTGGATCCTGTAATTGTGGCTTCAGGTCAAACCTACGAGAGGTCTTCCATCCAAAAGTGGCTTTATAATGGGTTGACTATTTGCCCAAAGACTCGTCAaacactcacacacacaaaccTCATTCCCAATTATACAGTCAAAGCCATGATAGCAAACTGGTGTGaagaaaacaatataaaacTTCATAACTCTGAGCGCACTAATTTTGTCTCAGTGCCATCACCATCAGATCATGCATCTCCACGAGATTTAATCCATACAGATAGTTCCTCTTGTTCTTTACACAGTAGCAAGATGATATCAAGATCATCTCCCgaagttggaaaccaatttcAGAAGCAAAAGAGTGATGTTTTGTATAGATTAGGTGTGGAGAAATCCAGCGGATTCCAAATCAAGGATACAGAAAAGTTTGACCATGCACCCCCTGATCAGTCGTATATTCATCACAGGAATGAACCAGCCTCACGTGCCATTTCCAGTGTTGATTATTTGCCTCCATCAATGGATCAGTCGTCAAGAACATTTAACAAGCATGAAAATGTGAATGAACTGTCTGGAGAAATCACAACTGAATTTCCTGCTGCTTCTTCTCCTCATTATAATGAACTGGGATTTTCCCCTTGGTTATCACGAAAGAAATTTGACAGCTCCCAAATGAAAGCTGAAGTAGCAGAGAATAGAAACCATAATTACTTCAGAGAAAACTCACTCCCATTTTTGGACTCAGGATCTGATGAATTGACCACTATTTCCCATATCAAGAAATTGATTGAAGACCTTAAGAGGCAGTCAAATGAAGTGAAAACTACAGCTGCAGAAGGGCTGCGGCTTCTTACAAAGAACAACATTGAGAATCGCATCATTATTGGCCAGTGTGGGGCTATTGCACCTTTGCTTTCATTGCTGTATTCAGAAATGAAGCTAACCCAAGAACATGCTGTTACGGCCcttttgaatttatcaattaatgaaaacaataaGGCCATGATTGCTGAATCAGGAGCTATAGAACCACTTATCCATGTTCTGAAAACAGGAAATGATGGAGCGAAAGAAAATTCTGCAGCCGCTCTATACAGCCTCTCTGTATTAGAAGAATACAAGGCAAAAATTGGCCGTTCTGGTGCAGTTAAAGCATTGGTGGATCTTCTAGGCTCAGGGACTCTTAGAGGGAAGAAAGATGCTGCTGCTGCTTTGTTTAACCTatcaatttttcatgaaaataaggCTTGCATAGTTCAAGCCGGAGCTGTGAAGCACCTTATTGAGTTGATGGACCCTGCTACTGGTATGGTTGACAAGGCTGTCGCTCTTCTAACAAACCTTTCGACAATAGGGGAGGGGCGTTCAGCAATTAATCAGGAAAGGGGTATCCCTTTACTGGTTGAGATTGTTGAATCAGGATCTCGGAGGGGAAAGGAAAATGCTGCCTCCATACTGTTGCAACTGTGCCTCCACAGTCCCAAGAATTGTACCCTGGTGCTGCAAGAAGGCGCTGTCCCTCCCTTGGTTGCCTTATCTCAGTCTGGCACACCCAGAGCAAAGGAAAAG GCTCAACAGCTTCTCAGTCACTTCCGTAATCAGCGAGAAGAGCTTGCAGGGAAGGGAAAATCATGA
- the LOC109021955 gene encoding U-box domain-containing protein 3-like isoform X4: MKIWSSSLKICRLLYRLLKSSPSTLSLTSVQHCMQELQCLKLERITEYIGEALRSERDDIVPCTANLLKIIEFLSLTTNRELLKESISVEKERINAQVNNVEGESDQLFQIVNLVNHIRDCMVKIQRFEATTGVLVPSYFRCPLSLELMLDPVIVASGQTYERSSIQKWLYNGLTICPKTRQTLTHTNLIPNYTVKAMIANWCEENNIKLHNSERTNFVSVPSPSDHASPRDLIHTDSSSCSLHSSKMISRSSPEVGNQFQKQKSDVLYRLGVEKSSGFQIKDTEKFDHAPPDQSYIHHRNEPASRAISSVDYLPPSMDQSSRTFNKHENVNELSGEITTEFPAASSPHYNELGFSPWLSRKKFDSSQMKAEVAENRNHNYFRENSLPFLDSGSDELTTISHIKKLIEDLKRQSNEVKTTAAEGLRLLTKNNIENRIIIGQCGAIAPLLSLLYSEMKLTQEHAVTALLNLSINENNKAMIAESGAIEPLIHVLKTGNDGAKENSAAALYSLSVLEEYKAKIGRSGAVKALVDLLGSGTLRGKKDAAAALFNLSIFHENKACIVQAGAVKHLIELMDPATGMVDKAVALLTNLSTIGEGRSAINQERGIPLLVEIVESGSRRGKENAASILLQLCLHSPKNCTLVLQEGAVPPLVALSQSGTPRAKEKAQQLLSHFRNQREELAGKGKS; this comes from the exons ATGAAAATTTGGAGCTCATCGCTCAAGATTTGTCGCCTTCTCTATAGATTGTTAAAGTCATCTCCATCTACTTTAAGTTTAACTAGTGTGCAG CACTGTATGCAGGAACTTCAATGTCTGAAGCTGGAAAGAATAACGGAATATATAGGAGAGGCTCTTCGAAGTGAAAGAGATGATATTGTTCCCTGCACAGCAAATCTTTTGAAGATTATTGAGTTCCTTAGTTTGACAACAAACCGGGAACTTCTAAAAGAAAGTATTTCAGtcgaaaaagagagaataaatgcCCAGGTCAATAACGTGGAAGGGGAATCAGATCAACTCTTTCAAATAGTGAATCTTGTCAACCACATTCGTGATTGCATGGTTAAAATTCAACGGTTTGAAGCCACAACTGGAGTCCTTGTCCCTTCATACTTCCGATGTCCTTTATCATTGGAACTCATGTTGGATCCTGTAATTGTGGCTTCAGGTCAAACCTACGAGAGGTCTTCCATCCAAAAGTGGCTTTATAATGGGTTGACTATTTGCCCAAAGACTCGTCAaacactcacacacacaaaccTCATTCCCAATTATACAGTCAAAGCCATGATAGCAAACTGGTGTGaagaaaacaatataaaacTTCATAACTCTGAGCGCACTAATTTTGTCTCAGTGCCATCACCATCAGATCATGCATCTCCACGAGATTTAATCCATACAGATAGTTCCTCTTGTTCTTTACACAGTAGCAAGATGATATCAAGATCATCTCCCgaagttggaaaccaatttcAGAAGCAAAAGAGTGATGTTTTGTATAGATTAGGTGTGGAGAAATCCAGCGGATTCCAAATCAAGGATACAGAAAAGTTTGACCATGCACCCCCTGATCAGTCGTATATTCATCACAGGAATGAACCAGCCTCACGTGCCATTTCCAGTGTTGATTATTTGCCTCCATCAATGGATCAGTCGTCAAGAACATTTAACAAGCATGAAAATGTGAATGAACTGTCTGGAGAAATCACAACTGAATTTCCTGCTGCTTCTTCTCCTCATTATAATGAACTGGGATTTTCCCCTTGGTTATCACGAAAGAAATTTGACAGCTCCCAAATGAAAGCTGAAGTAGCAGAGAATAGAAACCATAATTACTTCAGAGAAAACTCACTCCCATTTTTGGACTCAGGATCTGATGAATTGACCACTATTTCCCATATCAAGAAATTGATTGAAGACCTTAAGAGGCAGTCAAATGAAGTGAAAACTACAGCTGCAGAAGGGCTGCGGCTTCTTACAAAGAACAACATTGAGAATCGCATCATTATTGGCCAGTGTGGGGCTATTGCACCTTTGCTTTCATTGCTGTATTCAGAAATGAAGCTAACCCAAGAACATGCTGTTACGGCCcttttgaatttatcaattaatgaaaacaataaGGCCATGATTGCTGAATCAGGAGCTATAGAACCACTTATCCATGTTCTGAAAACAGGAAATGATGGAGCGAAAGAAAATTCTGCAGCCGCTCTATACAGCCTCTCTGTATTAGAAGAATACAAGGCAAAAATTGGCCGTTCTGGTGCAGTTAAAGCATTGGTGGATCTTCTAGGCTCAGGGACTCTTAGAGGGAAGAAAGATGCTGCTGCTGCTTTGTTTAACCTatcaatttttcatgaaaataaggCTTGCATAGTTCAAGCCGGAGCTGTGAAGCACCTTATTGAGTTGATGGACCCTGCTACTGGTATGGTTGACAAGGCTGTCGCTCTTCTAACAAACCTTTCGACAATAGGGGAGGGGCGTTCAGCAATTAATCAGGAAAGGGGTATCCCTTTACTGGTTGAGATTGTTGAATCAGGATCTCGGAGGGGAAAGGAAAATGCTGCCTCCATACTGTTGCAACTGTGCCTCCACAGTCCCAAGAATTGTACCCTGGTGCTGCAAGAAGGCGCTGTCCCTCCCTTGGTTGCCTTATCTCAGTCTGGCACACCCAGAGCAAAGGAAAAG GCTCAACAGCTTCTCAGTCACTTCCGTAATCAGCGAGAAGAGCTTGCAGGGAAGGGAAAATCATGA